A window of Deltaproteobacteria bacterium contains these coding sequences:
- the glgA gene encoding glycogen synthase GlgA, which produces MKILFAASEVVPFAKTGGLADVAASLPSALKALGHDVRVIMPRYRSVGKAGIPIKEMGKKVAIRVGDEIHPGSLALAELPSGVPVYLVGYDPYFDREGLYGSGRGDYPDNASRFIFFSRAVLEAVKTLDFVPDILHLNDWQTALAALYLKTGRGPAFSHEIASVFTIHNLGYQGLFARGEMPLTGLGWDLFTPRGIEFYGKINFLKAGLIAADRITTVSRRYAEEIRTPEYGSGLEGVLQERSRDLVGIINGVDYSCWDPKTDPLIPARYSPDALDGKAVCKRALKKEFGLKGPQSRPLIGCVSRLTDQKGFDLIVESAEKLSIMDLSLVVLGDGEERYRKGLAALVDAFPDRFGLRVGYNDSLAHLIEAGADFFLMPSRYEPCGLNQMYSLKYGTVPIVRATGGLDDTILSFDTGTGFGNGFKFSDYSSAALLKTLQEALAVYRIPAAWKRLRANAMACDFSWERSAREYVGLYEELLKDLSNPSGRDREDSNVLQGR; this is translated from the coding sequence ATGAAGATACTCTTTGCAGCCTCCGAGGTCGTTCCTTTCGCCAAGACCGGGGGCCTGGCCGATGTGGCGGCAAGCCTCCCCTCGGCACTGAAGGCCTTGGGACATGATGTCCGCGTCATCATGCCCCGGTACCGCTCGGTCGGGAAAGCCGGCATCCCGATAAAGGAAATGGGGAAGAAGGTTGCGATCCGGGTCGGGGATGAGATCCACCCCGGCTCTTTGGCCCTTGCCGAACTCCCGTCAGGGGTCCCGGTCTATCTCGTGGGCTATGATCCCTACTTCGACCGGGAAGGTCTCTACGGTTCGGGCAGAGGGGACTATCCGGATAATGCCTCCCGTTTCATCTTCTTTTCCCGGGCCGTCCTGGAGGCCGTCAAAACTCTCGATTTCGTACCGGACATTCTCCACCTGAACGACTGGCAGACCGCATTGGCCGCTCTCTATCTGAAGACCGGCCGGGGGCCCGCCTTCTCTCATGAGATTGCCTCTGTCTTTACCATTCACAATCTCGGTTATCAGGGCCTCTTTGCACGCGGGGAAATGCCCCTCACCGGGCTGGGCTGGGATCTGTTTACGCCCCGGGGAATCGAGTTCTACGGGAAGATCAATTTTCTCAAGGCCGGGCTCATCGCTGCGGACCGGATCACCACGGTCAGCCGGCGTTATGCCGAAGAGATCCGGACACCGGAATATGGATCCGGCTTGGAGGGTGTGTTGCAGGAACGCTCCCGGGACCTCGTGGGGATCATCAACGGGGTTGATTATTCCTGCTGGGATCCGAAAACGGACCCCCTGATTCCCGCCCGGTATTCTCCGGACGCCCTGGATGGAAAGGCGGTCTGCAAACGTGCGCTGAAGAAGGAGTTTGGGCTCAAGGGACCGCAATCCCGTCCCCTCATCGGGTGTGTCTCCCGCCTGACCGACCAGAAAGGATTCGATCTGATCGTCGAAAGTGCCGAGAAACTTTCCATCATGGATCTTTCATTGGTGGTGTTGGGCGATGGAGAGGAACGATATCGCAAAGGTCTCGCGGCGCTGGTCGATGCCTTTCCCGACCGATTTGGTCTGCGCGTTGGATATAACGATTCCCTGGCCCATCTCATTGAAGCCGGAGCGGACTTTTTCCTGATGCCTTCCCGTTATGAACCTTGCGGGTTAAACCAGATGTATAGTCTCAAATACGGCACGGTTCCGATCGTCCGTGCCACGGGAGGCCTGGATGACACAATTCTTTCCTTTGATACAGGAACGGGGTTCGGAAACGGGTTCAAGTTTTCCGATTACTCATCCGCTGCGCTCCTGAAAACCTTGCAGGAAGCGCTGGCGGTATACAGAATCCCGGCGGCATGGAAACGGCTACGGGCCAATGCCATGGCCTGTGATTTTTCCTGGGAACGGTCGGCACGGGAGTACGTAGGGTTGTACGAGGAACTGCTGAAAGATCTTTCGAATCCTTCCGGTCGGGATCGTGAGGATTCCAATGTACTACAGGGCAGGTAG
- the galT gene encoding galactose-1-phosphate uridylyltransferase, which yields MPELRKDPIIGRWVIISTARGKRPTDFGETLHKSSGGFCPFCFGNEKVTPPEILAFRKNDSAPNGEGWSLRVVANKFPALQIEGELEKRGDGIYDTMNGVGAHEVIIETPRHEKTLSTLPVEKVEDMLWAYRERIVDLKRDSRFKYILVFKNEGVSAGASLEHSHSQLIALPIVPKRVAEEIKGAQVHYKYKERCVYCDIVHQELETRTRVVSENEHYLAIEPFTPRFPFETWILPKHHASSYEIMERDEIPPLAWILQDTLKRIDKILNVPPYNYILHTSPIGEEINDHYHWHIEIMPKLTKVAGFEWGSGFYINPTPPEEAAEFLREARV from the coding sequence ATGCCTGAATTGCGGAAAGACCCGATCATTGGGCGGTGGGTGATCATCTCCACAGCCCGGGGAAAACGGCCGACCGATTTCGGAGAGACCCTCCACAAGAGTAGCGGGGGATTCTGCCCCTTCTGTTTCGGGAACGAGAAAGTAACGCCGCCGGAAATCCTGGCCTTTCGTAAAAACGATTCCGCTCCGAACGGAGAGGGTTGGAGTTTGCGTGTCGTAGCCAATAAATTTCCCGCCCTGCAGATTGAAGGGGAGTTAGAGAAACGGGGAGACGGGATTTACGATACGATGAACGGCGTGGGGGCCCACGAAGTCATCATTGAGACCCCCCGTCACGAAAAGACCTTAAGTACTCTTCCTGTGGAAAAGGTGGAAGACATGCTCTGGGCCTACCGGGAACGGATCGTCGATCTGAAACGGGATTCCCGTTTCAAGTATATTCTGGTTTTCAAGAATGAAGGGGTTTCAGCCGGCGCCTCCCTGGAACATTCCCATTCCCAGTTGATTGCCCTTCCGATCGTTCCGAAACGGGTTGCCGAGGAGATCAAAGGCGCCCAGGTCCACTACAAGTACAAGGAGCGGTGTGTCTATTGCGACATCGTGCATCAGGAATTGGAAACCCGGACCCGGGTCGTTTCGGAAAACGAGCATTATCTGGCCATCGAGCCTTTTACCCCGCGGTTCCCCTTTGAGACCTGGATCCTACCGAAACATCATGCCTCCTCTTACGAGATTATGGAACGGGATGAGATCCCTCCCCTGGCCTGGATCCTGCAGGATACCCTGAAGCGGATCGACAAGATCCTGAACGTGCCCCCCTACAACTACATTCTCCATACTTCTCCCATTGGAGAAGAGATCAATGACCATTACCACTGGCACATTGAGATTATGCCGAAACTGACGAAGGTTGCCGGCTTTGAATGGGGGTCGGGATTTTATATCAACCCGACTCCTCCGGAGGAGGCGGCGGAGTTCCTTCGGGAAGCCCGCGTCTGA
- a CDS encoding DUF721 domain-containing protein — protein sequence MRRNPIRRKGLPTRTGRTLEKLLKDLGVDFILKRHHLWTCWEKVVGEKIAAHTHPDFISGKSLFMIVDHPTWMHQLNFLKEQLLSNINRELRTQPITEIRFRLGILPVRTQPPPQKEPEHCPISPETYREVETSLQKIDSPELRETVRRVMLQDLALKGKGER from the coding sequence ATGAGGAGAAACCCTATCAGACGGAAAGGCCTGCCGACCCGCACCGGCCGGACACTGGAGAAACTCCTGAAGGATCTCGGCGTCGATTTCATCCTGAAGCGGCACCATCTCTGGACCTGCTGGGAAAAGGTGGTGGGAGAGAAGATCGCCGCCCACACGCATCCCGACTTCATCTCCGGGAAAAGTCTTTTTATGATTGTAGATCATCCAACCTGGATGCACCAGCTCAACTTTCTCAAGGAGCAGCTCCTTTCCAACATCAACCGGGAACTGCGGACACAGCCGATCACGGAGATCCGGTTCCGCCTCGGCATTCTTCCGGTCCGGACGCAGCCCCCACCGCAAAAAGAACCCGAACATTGCCCCATCAGTCCCGAGACCTACCGGGAGGTGGAAACTTCCCTACAGAAAATAGACTCCCCTGAGTTGCGTGAGACGGTTCGCCGCGTCATGCTGCAAGACCTTGCCCTGAAAGGAAAAGGGGAACGTTGA
- a CDS encoding sigma-70 family RNA polymerase sigma factor → MKKRSEDHGKNRRQPEAKGTALVKSDALHRYMAEIRRYPLLSREEEYRLAVRYYETGDPDAAQQLVLGNLRLVIKIAFDFVRLYQNTLDLVQEGNIGLLQAVKKYNPFKGVKLSTYAAWWIRAYILKFIMNNYRIYKIGTTEAQKKLFYKLNQEMEKLDALGEIPSPKLLARHFDVRESDVVEMQQILKEDDLSLDAPIQDDSQTPLMHFFSSGERPVDERLAEEELMEAFREKLREFSGTLSEKEEAILQQRLLSDPPATLQVIGDAHRISRERVRQIEKRVMKKLKEYLAQFKEFDGIEIDRSS, encoded by the coding sequence ATGAAAAAGAGATCTGAAGACCATGGAAAAAACCGGCGGCAACCGGAGGCGAAAGGGACCGCCCTCGTCAAGAGCGACGCCCTGCACCGCTACATGGCTGAAATTCGCCGGTATCCTCTCCTCTCCCGTGAAGAAGAGTACCGGCTCGCCGTCCGCTATTATGAAACGGGGGATCCTGATGCCGCCCAGCAACTCGTCCTCGGGAATCTGCGTCTGGTCATCAAAATCGCCTTCGATTTCGTCCGGCTCTACCAGAACACCCTTGACCTGGTTCAGGAGGGAAATATCGGACTGCTGCAGGCCGTCAAAAAGTACAACCCCTTCAAGGGGGTCAAGCTCTCCACCTATGCCGCCTGGTGGATTCGGGCCTATATTCTGAAGTTTATCATGAACAACTACCGCATCTACAAGATCGGAACGACGGAAGCACAAAAGAAACTTTTCTACAAACTGAATCAGGAGATGGAGAAACTGGACGCCCTCGGTGAAATACCCAGTCCCAAGCTGCTGGCCCGCCACTTCGATGTCCGGGAATCGGATGTGGTCGAGATGCAACAGATCCTGAAAGAAGACGATCTCTCCCTTGATGCACCGATTCAGGATGATTCCCAGACACCCCTGATGCATTTTTTCTCGTCCGGGGAACGTCCTGTGGATGAACGACTGGCCGAGGAGGAACTGATGGAGGCCTTTCGGGAGAAACTCCGGGAGTTCTCAGGAACGCTTTCGGAGAAGGAGGAAGCCATCCTTCAGCAGCGCCTCCTGTCCGATCCCCCGGCAACACTTCAGGTAATCGGAGACGCTCACCGGATCAGTCGGGAGCGGGTACGGCAGATTGAAAAACGGGTCATGAAAAAACTGAAAGAGTATCTTGCGCAATTCAAGGAATTCGACGGTATCGAAATTGATCGCTCCTCTTGA
- a CDS encoding Hsp20/alpha crystallin family protein, with protein MSILTAYDPLVTFNTLNEWFNGELQDDPTARVERNWYPAVDILENEDAFLIKIELPEVDEKAIDMKIDHQVLSIRGERKMEEEGEKLKIRRRERSHGSFERAFRLPDTVDCEKVHAAMKQGVLTITLPKKEETKPRTVKVEIK; from the coding sequence ATGTCCATTTTAACTGCATACGATCCGCTTGTCACGTTTAACACACTCAATGAATGGTTCAATGGAGAACTTCAGGACGATCCAACGGCCCGGGTAGAGAGGAATTGGTATCCTGCCGTCGATATCCTGGAAAATGAAGATGCCTTTCTTATCAAAATTGAACTCCCCGAAGTCGATGAGAAGGCCATCGACATGAAGATCGACCATCAGGTTCTCTCGATCCGGGGTGAACGAAAGATGGAGGAAGAGGGCGAAAAACTGAAGATCCGACGCCGGGAACGGAGTCATGGATCCTTCGAGCGGGCCTTCCGGCTTCCCGATACCGTGGATTGCGAAAAGGTACACGCTGCGATGAAGCAGGGAGTACTCACGATCACCCTTCCCAAGAAGGAAGAGACCAAGCCGAGAACCGTCAAAGTGGAAATCAAATAG
- a CDS encoding metal-dependent transcriptional regulator — protein MERIDREEAMELVGTLEEKGEVRREDLQAEHLHHPLSSDQIDFLCREKLIDVDGGGRVRSTAEGKVLAERIIRRHRLAERLISDVLVVKNADLFEESACDLEHVLTEELTDSICTLLGHPTACPHGRPIPPGACCSEKRTRLKSLIAPLDELATGAEGKIAYISTGDHERLDQLTSMGLFPGTTIKVHQRQPALVILFEETTLALDREIAREVHVWRQSARE, from the coding sequence ATGGAACGTATCGATCGGGAAGAGGCGATGGAACTGGTCGGAACACTGGAGGAAAAAGGGGAGGTTCGCCGTGAGGATCTGCAGGCGGAGCACCTACACCATCCTCTGTCGTCGGACCAGATCGATTTTCTCTGCCGGGAAAAACTGATTGACGTTGACGGAGGGGGGCGTGTTCGTTCCACGGCGGAGGGCAAGGTTCTGGCCGAGCGGATTATCCGGCGACATCGACTTGCGGAAAGGTTGATTTCCGATGTGCTGGTCGTAAAGAATGCCGATCTTTTTGAGGAGTCGGCCTGTGACCTGGAGCATGTTCTGACGGAGGAACTGACGGACAGCATCTGTACCCTCCTGGGGCACCCCACAGCCTGTCCCCATGGCCGGCCCATTCCACCCGGTGCCTGCTGCTCAGAGAAACGGACAAGACTCAAGAGTCTCATTGCACCGCTCGATGAACTGGCGACCGGTGCCGAAGGAAAGATCGCCTATATCTCCACGGGGGACCATGAACGTCTCGATCAATTGACCTCCATGGGGCTCTTTCCCGGAACGACGATCAAGGTCCATCAGCGGCAGCCGGCCCTGGTGATCCTTTTTGAAGAGACCACGCTTGCCCTTGATCGGGAGATCGCCCGAGAGGTTCATGTCTGGCGGCAATCAGCAAGAGAATAA
- the feoB gene encoding ferrous iron transport protein B translates to MGNKLKKREYAPRSVILVGNPNVGKSVIFGLLTGRYVTVSNYPGTSVEVTEGIIQGSGGEQSSLRIIDSPGVNSLIPKSEDEEVTRNILLRSDHAGILQVADAKNLKRALLIYSQLADMGLPMVLALNMFDEAEERGIAVDTDRLSKRLGVEVIPTVATERRGLRRIRKSFAAFSAQKEKFSFHPAIEKAIDLMTPLLPETGLSRRFIALTLLAGDRKLAGLLEGIPGGVEREKVDAVVERARKEFGEPLGYVILKQRQAWVDQVFREVVRQEKRRTSRYREQWGSWAMHPLFGVPILMVLLFIMYLFVGRFGAGVCVDYLERVVFGVYITPFLTRIIDTLLPFSLVHDMLVGEYGVLSVGLTYSVAIVLPVVSFFFIFFGLLEDSGYLPRLTVMSNKIFKKIGLNGRAVLPMVLGLGCDTMATLTTRILNTKKERIIATLLLALGVPCSAQLGVIMGLIGGISMKALGIVGVTVLMQLMIVGWLAAKVLPGKSSDFLIEIPPLRIPKLSNILIKTFYRVKWFLKEAVPLFMLGTFILFLLDRLYLLAWIQRSIEPVLTGILGLPGETAQAFILGFLRRDYGAAGLFRLAQHGGLDLIQLTVSTTVMVLFVPCLANYFVMIKEHGKKIAFYMVTFIMFYAVLVGGILNFLLHIFPVF, encoded by the coding sequence ATGGGTAATAAGTTGAAAAAGAGAGAATACGCTCCCCGTTCGGTGATCCTGGTGGGAAATCCCAATGTCGGGAAAAGCGTCATCTTCGGGCTCCTGACCGGACGGTATGTAACGGTCTCCAATTATCCCGGGACCTCCGTGGAGGTCACCGAGGGGATTATCCAGGGTTCCGGCGGCGAACAGTCATCATTGCGTATCATCGACAGCCCCGGTGTGAACAGCCTGATCCCAAAATCCGAGGATGAGGAGGTCACCCGGAATATCCTGCTCCGCTCCGATCATGCAGGGATCCTGCAGGTCGCCGATGCCAAGAATCTGAAGCGAGCTCTCCTGATCTATTCGCAGCTTGCCGATATGGGGCTCCCCATGGTCCTGGCCCTGAATATGTTCGACGAGGCCGAGGAGCGGGGAATTGCGGTTGATACGGACAGACTTTCGAAACGGTTGGGGGTCGAGGTCATCCCCACGGTTGCCACGGAGCGTCGGGGTCTTCGCCGGATCCGGAAATCTTTTGCCGCCTTTTCGGCACAGAAAGAGAAGTTTTCTTTTCACCCGGCGATCGAAAAGGCGATTGATCTCATGACGCCCCTTCTGCCGGAAACGGGGCTCTCCCGGCGATTTATTGCCCTCACCCTGCTGGCCGGCGACAGGAAGCTTGCGGGTCTGTTAGAGGGTATCCCCGGGGGGGTGGAGAGAGAGAAGGTTGATGCCGTCGTGGAACGGGCCCGGAAGGAGTTCGGTGAGCCCCTGGGGTATGTGATCCTCAAACAGCGGCAGGCCTGGGTGGACCAGGTCTTCCGGGAGGTTGTACGCCAGGAGAAAAGACGGACCTCAAGGTATCGGGAGCAATGGGGGAGCTGGGCCATGCACCCTCTCTTCGGCGTTCCTATCCTGATGGTGCTGTTGTTCATCATGTATCTCTTCGTGGGCCGATTCGGGGCGGGTGTCTGTGTGGACTATCTTGAGCGGGTGGTCTTCGGGGTCTATATTACCCCTTTCCTGACCCGGATCATTGATACCCTCCTCCCCTTTTCCCTGGTCCATGACATGCTGGTCGGGGAATACGGGGTCCTTTCCGTGGGACTCACCTATTCCGTGGCGATCGTTCTTCCGGTGGTCAGTTTCTTTTTTATTTTTTTCGGATTGCTCGAGGACTCCGGTTATCTTCCCCGGCTGACGGTCATGAGCAACAAGATCTTCAAAAAGATCGGGCTCAACGGCCGGGCCGTACTCCCCATGGTCCTCGGCCTCGGGTGTGACACCATGGCGACCTTGACGACGCGGATCCTGAACACAAAAAAAGAACGGATCATTGCGACACTCCTGCTGGCCCTCGGGGTACCCTGCTCCGCACAATTAGGTGTGATCATGGGGCTGATCGGCGGGATTTCCATGAAGGCGCTGGGAATCGTGGGGGTGACGGTCCTGATGCAGTTGATGATTGTCGGTTGGCTGGCAGCGAAGGTTCTGCCGGGGAAGAGTTCCGATTTTCTGATTGAGATCCCCCCACTCCGGATCCCCAAGCTTTCCAACATCCTGATCAAGACCTTTTACCGGGTCAAGTGGTTCCTGAAAGAGGCCGTTCCCCTCTTCATGCTCGGGACCTTTATCCTTTTCCTTCTTGACCGGCTGTATCTCCTTGCCTGGATTCAGCGAAGCATTGAACCGGTCCTGACCGGAATACTCGGGCTGCCCGGTGAGACTGCGCAGGCCTTCATCCTCGGGTTTCTCCGGCGGGACTACGGCGCCGCCGGTCTTTTTCGCCTGGCCCAGCATGGAGGTCTTGACCTGATTCAGCTCACGGTCAGTACGACGGTGATGGTTCTCTTTGTTCCCTGTCTGGCAAATTACTTTGTGATGATCAAGGAACATGGGAAAAAGATCGCCTTCTATATGGTGACCTTTATTATGTTTTATGCCGTGCTGGTGGGCGGGATTCTGAATTTTTTGTTGCACATCTTCCCGGTATTTTGA
- a CDS encoding NAD+ synthase produces the protein MRCLRVGMAQINPVVGDLTGNRKKILHMLKKARTEGIQLLAFPELAVTGYPPKDLLLKPKFIRKNIDIIHSILPETKGICVIIGYVDLAEDLYNAAAILHDGQWIGTQHKICLPNYDVFDENRYFQAGTISTLYDLDCTLFGVNICEDIWFPGGPTMEMAKSGAEIIINISASPFHAGKGGMRKQMISTRAKDNLVFILFDNLTGGQDDLVFDGRSMIANPEGRIITTGPSFAEGLVAADLNLSEVRQHRLKSPRNRRSVREAGMTGNLLPVIVSEGKTAKTRKKDCRRKSDVRANPFLMQPSEEIYNPYEEVYAALRLGLNDYVRKNNFKKVIIGISGGIDSALTAALAVDALGASNVVGVAMPSGISSPESLDDARTLAENLHFPLKVIPIEEIFETFLAHLADSFRGTKKDTTEENIQARIRGVLLMALSNKFGYLVLSTGNKSEVAVGYATLYGDMAGGLAVLSDVPKTLVYKLADYRNGLGKSPVIPRRILTKPPSAELAPGQKDSDTLPEYDILDGILHAYIERDESAEEITARGYDKTTVHDVIRRVDRNEYKRQQAAPGIRITPRAFGSGRRLPITNKYRG, from the coding sequence ATGAGATGTCTCCGTGTGGGAATGGCCCAGATCAACCCGGTGGTCGGCGATCTGACGGGCAACCGGAAGAAGATCCTCCATATGCTTAAAAAAGCACGGACCGAAGGAATTCAGCTTCTCGCTTTCCCGGAACTGGCCGTCACCGGCTATCCCCCCAAAGACCTGCTCCTCAAACCGAAATTTATCCGGAAAAACATCGACATCATCCATTCAATCCTCCCGGAGACGAAAGGAATCTGCGTCATCATCGGTTACGTCGACCTGGCCGAGGACCTCTACAATGCGGCGGCAATCCTTCACGACGGTCAGTGGATCGGGACACAGCACAAGATCTGCCTGCCCAATTATGACGTCTTCGATGAGAATCGTTATTTCCAGGCGGGGACGATAAGCACCCTCTATGATCTCGACTGCACTCTCTTCGGTGTCAACATTTGCGAAGATATCTGGTTTCCCGGCGGCCCCACCATGGAGATGGCGAAAAGCGGGGCTGAAATCATTATCAACATCTCGGCCTCCCCCTTTCATGCCGGGAAAGGGGGGATGCGGAAACAGATGATCTCGACCCGGGCCAAGGACAACCTGGTCTTCATCCTCTTCGATAATCTGACCGGCGGTCAGGACGATCTGGTTTTCGATGGACGAAGCATGATCGCGAACCCGGAAGGGAGAATCATCACCACAGGCCCATCCTTTGCCGAAGGCCTGGTCGCCGCCGATCTGAACCTCTCCGAAGTGCGGCAGCACCGCCTGAAGAGCCCCCGCAACCGACGGAGTGTCCGCGAAGCCGGTATGACGGGGAATCTCCTTCCGGTCATTGTCTCCGAGGGAAAGACTGCAAAAACCCGGAAGAAAGACTGCCGCCGGAAATCCGATGTCCGGGCGAATCCCTTCCTGATGCAGCCGTCCGAAGAGATCTACAACCCCTACGAGGAGGTCTATGCGGCACTGAGACTCGGCCTGAACGATTATGTCCGGAAAAATAACTTCAAAAAGGTCATCATCGGCATCTCCGGGGGGATCGATTCCGCCCTGACGGCCGCCCTCGCCGTCGATGCCCTGGGCGCTTCCAATGTGGTCGGCGTCGCCATGCCGAGCGGAATCTCCTCGCCGGAAAGTCTTGACGATGCACGGACGCTTGCAGAGAATCTTCATTTCCCTCTGAAAGTAATCCCCATCGAAGAAATCTTCGAGACCTTCCTGGCTCACCTTGCAGACTCCTTTCGAGGGACAAAGAAGGACACCACGGAAGAGAACATCCAGGCCCGGATCCGGGGGGTACTGCTCATGGCACTCTCCAACAAATTCGGTTACCTCGTGCTGAGTACGGGGAACAAATCGGAAGTCGCCGTCGGGTACGCCACTTTGTACGGAGACATGGCCGGCGGGCTGGCCGTCCTTTCGGACGTTCCCAAGACACTGGTTTACAAACTTGCCGACTACCGGAACGGTTTGGGGAAATCCCCGGTCATCCCCCGCCGGATCCTTACCAAACCTCCCTCCGCCGAACTGGCGCCGGGGCAGAAGGATTCAGACACACTCCCGGAATACGACATTCTGGACGGCATTCTCCATGCCTATATTGAACGGGACGAAAGCGCTGAAGAAATTACGGCCCGCGGCTACGACAAAACCACCGTCCACGACGTCATTCGGAGGGTCGACCGGAACGAATACAAACGGCAGCAGGCGGCGCCGGGGATCCGCATAACTCCCCGGGCCTTCGGGTCCGGACGGAGACTTCCGATTACCAATAAATACAGAGGGTGA